The region TGGAACGCTGGGCTTGAATAATTATTCCTACAATAATTTCGAATTAGAAAACATAAAAGAATTCCCATCTTTAATTCAAAATAACCCGGAACTTTCCGGATTAAACGTCACCGTACCATATAAAGAGGGGGTGATGCCTTTTCTCAACGAAATTTCAGAAGAAGCTAAGGCGATCGGAGCTGTGAATTGCATAAAAATCACGAATGGTAAAACAAAAGGTTACAACACAGATGAATTCGGATTTCGTTTCAGCATCAAACCATTTTTGGAACCAAAGCATAATCGTGCCTTGATATTTGGAACCGGCGGAAGTTCTAAAGCGGTAGCTTATGCACTAAAAAGTATTGGGGTGGAGTATTATTTTGTGACTTCTTCAAACAGTAAAAAAACACGGAACACTTTCTTTTATTCCGAACTCAATCCGGTTATACTTAAACAATTTTTATTGCTGGTAAATTGTACCCCAGTCGGAATGTTTCCGAACATTTACGAAGCTCCGGCGATTCCATATGAACAGGTTACCGCCAATCATCTGGCTTATGATTTAATTTATAATCCTCAAGAAACTTTATTCTTAAAAAAATGCAGAGAGCAAGGCGCCACAACCATAAATGG is a window of Bacteroidota bacterium DNA encoding:
- a CDS encoding shikimate dehydrogenase — protein: MQFGLIGKKLSHSFSKKYFEEKFGTLGLNNYSYNNFELENIKEFPSLIQNNPELSGLNVTVPYKEGVMPFLNEISEEAKAIGAVNCIKITNGKTKGYNTDEFGFRFSIKPFLEPKHNRALIFGTGGSSKAVAYALKSIGVEYYFVTSSNSKKTRNTFFYSELNPVILKQFLLLVNCTPVGMFPNIYEAPAIPYEQVTANHLAYDLIYNPQETLFLKKCREQGATTINGLSMLKLQAEKSWEIWNEK